From Xenopus tropicalis strain Nigerian chromosome 3, UCB_Xtro_10.0, whole genome shotgun sequence, the proteins below share one genomic window:
- the LOC108646268 gene encoding olfactory receptor 1468-like yields the protein MSMKNQTWVSEIVLLGFQNLHNFKVPLFSLFLLIYILTVWENVLIIVLVAFSRNLHSPMYFFLQQLALTDLLGSTIIVPTLLQTGIYDKVMLPFVGCIIQFSFFTATEAFECLLLAVMAYDRYVAICIPLRYTSIMSHRVCVTFSLMSWLLGLISVLLLGNIMVTLQFCDQNTINHFFCDFFPLLELSCSDTSLVRLTNILLSFPVFFFPFILISVSYMCIAHAILKIVSHTGRQKAFSTCSSHLAVVSMFYGTLIAIYVVPPRKESQTTSKVLSLSYTAVTPLINPLIYSLRNKDIRQALDHLTNNQKALGVT from the coding sequence ATGTCCATGAAGAACCAGACGTGGGTCAGTGAGATTGTTCTCTTGGGGTTTCAGAATCTCCACAACTTCAAGGTTCCCCTGTTCTCTCTGTTCCTTCTGATTTACATTCTGACAGTTTGGGAGAACGTCCTCATCATAGTGTTGGTGGCCTTCAGCCGGAACCTCcactcccccatgtacttctttctcCAGCAGTTGGCCCTCACTGATCTACTGGGATCCACAATTATTGTACCCACCCTGCTCCAGACTGGAATTTATGATAAAGTCATGTTGCCCTTTGTTGGGTGTATaatacagttttctttttttactgcAACAGAAGCCTTTGAGTGTTTGCTCCTAGCAGTAATGGCCTATGACAGATATGTGGCCATCTGCATCCCCCTGAGATACACTTCTATAATGTCCCACAGGGTTTGTGTTACATTCAGTCTCATGTCTTGGTTGCTTGGCCTCATATCTGTGTTACTTCTTGGCAATATCATGGTTACCCTACAGTTCTGTGACCAAAATAccattaaccatttcttctgtgatttctTCCCTCTTCttgaactttcctgctcagacactTCCTTAGTGCGTTTAACTAATATCTTACTGTCTTTCCCTgtttttttcttcccctttatacTCATCAGTGTATCATATATGTGTATTGCCCATgcaatcctaaagatagtgtcccataccgggaggcaaaaagccttctccacctgcagctcccacttggccgtggtctccatgttttatgggactctcattgCTATTTATGTGGTTCCCCCCAGGAAAGAATCACAGACCACAAGTAAAGTTCTCTCTCTGTCCTACACAGCAGTGACCCCACTAATTAACCCCCTTATTTACAGCCTCAGAAATAAAGATATCAGACAAGCCCTGGACCATCTGACCAACAATCAGAAAGCTTTAGGAGTCACTTAG
- the LOC100492749 gene encoding olfactory receptor 1468-like, which produces MNEKNQTWVSEIVLLGFQNLHNFKLPLFSLFLLIYILTVWENVLIIVLVSFSRNLHSPMYFFLQQLALSDLLGSTNIVPTLLQTVMNEGKTIPLVNCITQLYFFGVSEAFECLLLAVMAYDRYVAICIPLRYTCIMSHRVCEILILISWLLCFGITVITAYLVGTLQFCDQTIINHFFCDLSPLLELSCSDTFLLQIDIYFLSVPLVFLPFILISVSYMCIAHAILKIVSHTGRQKAFSTCSSHLAVVSMLYGTIIAIYLFPSIQHSPASSKVLSLLYTTVIPVGNPLIYSLRNKDIKEALNIKLKKLCKYTNI; this is translated from the coding sequence ATGAATGAGAAGAACCAGACGTGGGTCAGTGAGATTGTTCTCTTGGGGTTTCAGAATCTCCACAACTTCAAGCTTCCTTTGTTCTCTCTGTTTCTTCTGATTTACATTCTGACAGTTTGGGAGAATGTCCTCATCATAGTGTTGGTGTCCTTCAGCCGGAACCTCcactcccccatgtacttctttctcCAGCAGTTGGCTCTATCTGACCTACTGGGATCCACAAATATTGTCCCCACCCTGCTCCAAACTGTAATGAATGAAGGAAAGACAATTCCTCTTGTTAACTGTATaacacaattgtatttttttggtgtttcagAAGCCTTTGAGTGTTTGCTCCTAGCAGTAATGGCCTATGACAGATACGTGGCCATCTGCATCCCCCTGAGATACACTTGTATAATGTCCCACAGGGTTTGTGAGATATTAATTCTAATATCATGGCTCCTTTGCTTTGGCATTACAGTGATTACAGCGTATCTAGTAGGGACCCTACAGTTTTGTGACCAAACTATCATTaatcatttcttctgtgatttatCTCCTCTGCTAGAACTTTCCTGCTCGGACACTTTCTTACTGCAAattgatatttattttctatCAGTCCCTTTGGTTTTTCTACCCTTTATACTCATCTCTGTATCATATATGTGTATTGCCCATgcaatcctaaagatagtgtcccataccgggaggcaaaaagccttctccacctgcagctctcACTTGGCCGTTGTCTCCATGCTTTATGGGACAATAATTGCTATTTACTTGTTTCCCTCGATACAACATTCTCCGGCCAGTAGCAAAGTTCTGTCTCTGCTGTACACAACAGTGATTCCCGTGGGTAACCCCCTCATTTACAGCTTGAGAAATAAAGATATCAAAGAAGCCcttaacattaaattaaaaaaactatgcaaatatactaatatataa
- the LOC100490739 gene encoding olfactory receptor 11L1-like, with translation MNEKNQTWVNEMTLLGFQNLHNFKVPLFSLFLLIYILTVWENVLIIVLVAFSRNLHSPMYFFLQQLSLTDLLESSNIVPTLLLSVINNGHKISLVGCITQLYFWGVSEIFECILLAVMSYDRYVAICIPLRYTSIMSTNVCFQFILVAWALGFGITVISLVLMGRLKFCDRNTINHFFCDLSPLLELSCSDTFLVQIEGMIVSLILAVTPLILISVSYMCIAHAILKIVSHTGRQKAFSTCSSHLAVVSLYYGAIIAIYVVPSTEQSQILSKVLSLIFTLVIPMINPVIYSLRSADIKNILSKTKE, from the coding sequence ATGAATGAGAAGAACCAGACGTGGGTCAATGAGATGactctcttgggatttcagaatctCCACAACTTCAAGGTTCCCCTGTTCTCTCTGTTCCTTCTGATTTACATTCTGACAGTTTGGGAGAACGTCCTCATCATAGTGTTGGTGGCCTTCAGCCGGAACCTCcactcccccatgtacttctttctcCAACAACTGTCCCTCACTGATCTACTGGAGTCCTCAAATATTGTACCAACCTTGCTCTTATCTGTAATAAATAATGGACACAAAATATCCCTTGTTGGTTGTATAACACAATTGTATTTTTGGGGTGTTTCAGAAATTTTTGAGTGCATCCTTCTAGCAGtaatgtcctatgacagatatgtgGCCATCTGCATCCCCCTGAGATACACTTCTATAATGTCTACTAACGTTTGTTTTCAATTCATTCTTGTGGCTTGGGCTCTTGGCTTTGGCATTACAGTGATTTCATTGGTTCTCATGGGGAGACTAAAGTTCTGTGACCGAAATACCATTaatcatttcttctgtgatttatCTCCCCTTCTGGAGCTTTCCTGCTCAGATACTTTCTTAGTGCAAATAGAAGGAATGATAGTGTCTTTAATATTGGCTGTTACCCCCTTAATACTCATCAGTGTATCATATATGTGTATTGCCCATgcaatcctaaagatagtgtcccataccgggaggcaaaaagccttctccacctgcagctcccacttggccgtggtctcctTATATTACGGAGCTATAATCGCTATTTATGTGGTTCCCTCCACAGAACAATCCCAAATCCTGAGCAAAGTTCTCTCTCTCATATTCACGTTGGTGATCCCTATGATTAACCCGGTTATTTACAGCCTGAGAAGTGCAGATATCAAAAACATTCTTAGCAAAACAAAAGAATAA